One stretch of Arachis hypogaea cultivar Tifrunner chromosome 20, arahy.Tifrunner.gnm2.J5K5, whole genome shotgun sequence DNA includes these proteins:
- the LOC112782451 gene encoding receptor-like protein kinase 7: MFTGIILRHGSPQPVFLLLFLLNALFFLCFVTSSHETELQILMSFKSSIQSSKPNVFSSWNQANSHCNFTGIVCSDGSVSEINLASKALVGTLPFDSICELQMLKKISVESNLLHGIISDDLKKCKNLKYLDLGGNSFTGSVPDLSTLNKLEYLNLNASGISGAFPWKSLENLTELTFLSVGDNLLEKSKFPLEVLKLSNLSWLYLTNCSITGNIPIGIGNLTKLGNLELSDNHLTGEIPKDIVHLQRLWQLELYDNFLSGKIPVGFGNLTNLEYFDASNNQLEGDLSQITSSLKSLSSLQLFQNKLSGTIPEELGELKSLKELSLYGNMLTGPLPQKLGSYGGMDYIDVSDNSLSGSIPPDMCKNNHMTDFLLLNNSFTGTIPETYANCSSMIRFRASRNSLSGVVPSGLWSLPNLQIIDLSMNHLEGSITSDIGKAKSLAQIFLSKNQFSGELPLEISEASSLVSIELDSNQISGQIPDTIGNLKKLTTLNLNMNNVSGVIPYSISSCVSLNGINFAGNSLSGEIPVGIGSLLTLNSLNLSSNKLSGEIPSSLSAQRLSLLDLSNNQLSGPIPDSLAISAYKDGFMGNPQLCSQILENFKPCSFESGGSRRIRTLVLCLIAALMVIAVSLCYILFLKLKQDKFEKPVLKTNSWDIKQYHLLNFNQSEIINGIKAENLIGKGGSGNVYRVVLKSGEEFAVKHIWTSNPSDRGSYRSTSAMLKRCSRSSSEYDAEVATLSSIRHVNVVKLYCSITSEDSSLLVYEFLPNGSLWDSLHTSKKAQMGWEVRYEIALGAARGLEYLHHGCVRPVIHRDVKSSNILLDEEWKPRIADFGLAKIVHGGAGNLTHVIAGTLGYMAPEYAYTCKVTEKSDVYSFGVVLMELVTGKRPIEAEFGESKDIVYWVCSNMRSKEEALELVDSTIAKHSREDAMKVLRIAALCTAKIPSSRPSMRMVVQMLEEADPCALTNIVITHD, from the exons ATGTTCACCGGAATAATTCTCCGCCACGGTTCGCCGCAGcctgtttttcttcttctttttcttctgaaTGCTCTGTTTTTCCTCTGTTTTGTTACCTCCTCTCATGAAACTGAGCTTCAAATTCTTATGAGTTTCAAGTCTTCTATTCAAAGTTCGAAACCAAATGTTTTCAGTTCATGGAACCAAGCGAATTCTCATTGCAACTTCACCGGGATTGTGTGCTCAGATGGTTCTGTCTCAGAAATCAACCTTGCAAGTAAAGCATTAGTTGGAACTCTTCCGTTTGACTCAATCTGTGAGCTTCAAATGCTGAAGAAAATCTCTGTAGAGTCCAATTTATTGCATGGGATCATCAGTGATGACTTGAAAAAGTGCAAGAATTTGAAATACTTGGATTTGGGTGGGAATTCATTCACTGGTTCGGTTCCTGATTTGTCAACTCTGAACAAGTTAGAGTACTTGAATTTGAATGCAAGTGGAATCTCTGGTGCATTTCCATGGAAATCATTGGAGAATTTGACAGAACTCACATTCTTGAGCGTTGGTGATAACCTTTTGGAGAAAAGCAAGTTCCCTTTGGAGGTTTTAAAGCTTTCAAATTTGTCTTGGCTTTACCTCACAAATTGCAGCATCACTGGGAATATTCCAATTGGTATTGGGAATCTCACAAAGCTTGGGAATCTTGAGCTTTCAGATAACCACTTAACTGGTGAGATTCCAAAAGATATTGTGCATCTTCAAAGGCTATGGCAACTTGAGCTTTATGATAACTTCTTGAGTGGGAAAATCCCTGTTGGATTTGGTAACCTTACAAATCTTGAATATTTTGATGCTTCTAATAACCAGCTTGAAGGTGATCTTTCTCAGATAACTTCATCATTGAAAAGCCTTTCATCATTGCAGCTTTTTCAGAACAAGTTATCAGGTACAATTCCAGAAGAGCTTGGAGAATTGAAAAGCCTCAAGGAACTTTCACTCTATGGTAACATGCTCACTGGTCCTCTTCCTCAGAAGCTTGGTTCCTATGGAGGCATGGATTACATTGATGTTTCGGATAATTCGCTTTCCGGTTCCATACCGCCTGATATGTGCAAGAACAACCATATGACAGACTTCTTACTTTTGAACAACAGCTTCACTGGAACCATACCTGAAACATATGCTAATTGTTCTTCCATGATTCGCTTTCGCGCGAGTCGCAATTCGCTTTCTGGTGTTGTTCCTTCAGGCCTATGGAGCTTGCCAAATCTCCAAATTATTGATCTTTCAATGAATCATTTAGAAGGGTCAATAACTAGTGATATTGGCAAAGCAAAATCACTTGCTCAGATTTTCTTGTCTAAAAATCAATTCTCAGGTGAGTTACCATTGGAAATCTCAGAAGCTTCTTCATTGGTATCAATTGAGTTAGATTCAAATCAAATTTCAGGACAAATACCAGATACTATTGGCAACTTGAAAAAGCTAACTACTCTTAATTTGAACATGAACAATGTTTCTGGTGTTATACCATATTCTATCAGTTCTTGTGTCTCTCTTAATGGAATAAACTTCGCTGGTAACTCTCTTTCCGGAGAAATACCGGTTGGTATTGGATCTTTGCTCACACTCAACTCATTGAACTTGTCCTCGAATAAACTTTCCGGCGAAATTCCATCAAGTTTATCTGCACAAAGGCTTAGCCTTCTTGATTTATCAAACAACCAGTTGTCTGGTCCCATACCAGATTCACTTGCTATCTCAGCTTACAAAGATGGTTTCATGGGGAATCCTCAGTTATGCAGCCAGATTTTGGAGAATTTCAAGCCATGCTCCTTTGAATCTGGGGGCTCGAGGCGAATCAGAACACTTGTGCTGTGTTTGATTGCTGCCTTAATGGTTATTGCTGTTTCTCTGTGCTATATCCTCTTCTTGAAACTGAAGCAGGACAAGTTTGAGAAGCCGGTTCTGAAGACTAATTCTTGGGATATCAAGCAGTATCACTTGCTAAACTTCAACCAGAGCGAGATCATTAATGGGATTAAGGCAGAGAACTTGATTGGCAAAGGAGGATCAGGGAATGTTTACAGGGTTGTGCTTAAAAGTGGCGAAGAATTCGCAGTCAAACACATATGGACTTCAAATCCGAGCGACCGGGGAAGTTATAGGAGCACCTCAGCAATGCTGAAAAGGTGTTCAAGGTCCTCATCAGAGTATGATGCAGAAGTGGCCACTCTCAGCTCCATAAGGCATGTCAATGTGGTGAAGCTCTATTGCAGCATCACAAGTGAAGATAGTAGCTTGCTTGTTTACGAATTCTTGCCGAATGGAAGCTTGTGGGATAGCTTGCATACAAGTAAGAAGGCTCAGATGGGGTGGGAGGTTAGGTATGAGATTGCACTGGGTGCTGCTAGAGGATTGGAGTATCTGCACCATGGTTGTGTTAGACCAGTTATACATAGAGATGTTAAGTCCAGTAACATCTTGCTTGATGAAGAATGGAAGCCAAGGATTGCTGATTTCGGTCTTGCTAAGATTGTTCATGGAGGAGCAGGAAATTTGACTCATGTCATTGCTGGAACACTTGGATACATGGCTCCTG AATATGCCTACACTTGTAAGGTGACAGAGAAGAGTGATGTTTATAGCTTCGGAGTAGTGCTAATGGAACTAGTAACAGGGAAGAGGCCTATAGAGGCAGAGTTTGGGGAGAGCAAGGACATTGTGTATTGGGTATGCAGCAATATGAGGAGCAAAGAGGAAGCTCTTGAGTTGGTGGATTCCACCATAGCAAAGCATTCCAGAGAAGATGCCATGAAGGTATTGCGAATCGCAGCATTGTGCACGGCCAAGATTCCATCTTCAAGACCCTCCATGAGAATGGTTGTTCAAATGCTGGAAGAGGCAGACCCTTGTGCTCTTACCAACATAGTGATCACACATGATTAA
- the LOC112783189 gene encoding protein TUNICAMYCIN INDUCED 1, with amino-acid sequence MASLFLRLRILPLAILLLHSQFASALFSAPESTTPYPKAISDLKETIVKGLGFTAEDFKITGFDPREAQVGHSVAYEFDVEIGQKVIPFKLLEDVNRWDYVDLPIFRVDEPGHQNGLVQKRDSGHGLPVLAPFQLAGPMELWIQDAKDMRISLPHDVDAGVLKKVILAEGAVVTVKGARSVSLRQPLDLPLPLNQSQNGFAAGLLTLAEHLRHASRTQDTPLLSLRIVGPTSLAAPSSTSDSPNNRLKLKRLAPGLVELSSPSNNKAIDALPTIDLHGEAQTLLTPTQFRTLWPLTSLNGSNANLLGFEKLLASVLGPKANKKGSFKLLKADVSAQTFVKIGFQAEKKLKEGDGFSLQGYPEWRTKPETVKMHFEVLAKVDGDKVIPERILPVTPVIVEDTVAPNLLTGNVTMSKMPIVQPAPDPFAL; translated from the exons ATGGCTTCGCTTTTTCTTCGCCTTCGGATCCTTCCTCTCGCAATTCTTCTCCTCCATTCTCAATTCGCTTCCGCTTTGTTTTCCGCTCCTGAATCCACCACTCCATACCCTAAGGCGATTTCt GATTTGAAGGAAACGATTGTGAAAGGGTTAGGATTTACAGCTGAAGATTTCAAGATAACTGGGTTTGATCCAAGGGAAGCTCAGGTTGGGCATTCGGTGGCTTACGAATTCGATGTTGAGATTGGtcagaaggtgatacctttcaaGCTCCTTGAAGATGTAAACCGATGGGACTACGTGGATCTTCCAATTTTCCGGGTCGATGAACCGGGTCATCAAAACGGATTGGTTCAGAAGAGGGATTCGGGTCATGGGTTGCCGGTTTTGGCTCCATTCCAGCTCGCTGGTCCCATGGAGCTGTGGATTCAGGATGCTAAGGACATGAGGATCTCTCTCCCT CATGATGTAGATGCTGGGGTGTTAAAAAAAGTGATATTGGCTGAAGGTGCTGTGGTTACTGTCAAGGGTGCAAGGTCAGTTAGTCTAAGGCAGCCTCTTGATCTTCCCCTCCCCTTAAACCAATCGCAGAACGGATTTGCTGCTGGCCTTCTCACCTTGGCTGAGCATCTTCGACATGCCTCTCGTACCCAGGACACACCCCTCCTCTCTCTCCGCATTGTTGGTCCTACATCACTTGCGGCCCCGTCCTCAACGTCAGACTCTCCCAACAACAGGTTGAAGCTCAAACGTCTTGCACCTGGTCTTGTGGAGTTATCATCCCCATCAAACAACAAAGCAATTGATGCCCTGCCTACTATTGATCTCCATGGTGAAGCCCAGACACTACTTACTCCAACTCAGTTTAGGACACTATGGCCTCTCACTTCCCTGAATGGATCAAACGCCAACTTGTTGGGCTTTGAGAAACTGTTGGCCTCTGTGCTGGGTCCTAAGGCTAACAAGAAGGGCTCCTTCAAATTGTTGAAGGCTGATGTTTCAGCTCAGACATTTGTAAAGATAGGCTTTCAGGCTGAGAAGAAGCTAAAGGAAGGAGATGGGTTTAGTTTACAGGGTTACCCTGAGTGGAGGACTAAGCCTGAGACTGTGAAAATGCACTTCGAGGTGTTGGCTAAGGTTGATGGCGACAAAGTCATACCAGAGAGAATTTTGCCGGTAACTCCTGTTATCGTGGAGGATACTGTGGCGCCAAATCTACTCACGGGCAATGTAACCATGTCAAAGATGCCAATAGTTCAGCCTGCTCCGGATCCCTTCGCCTTGTAA